The sequence AGCCTTTTAAGTTTTTCTAGAGGATCTTCTTGAGATTTAGGGATTCTAATTCCCCTTTCCATCCGTATGCCTCTACTCACAACTTCCTTTGGCTTGTGAATAGTCTACTCTTCGCTCATCAAATGCTTTTTCCTTTCGATTGAGACTGGTTCAACTGCAATTTCGTTTAATGCATCCCTTATCGATTCTATAGCTTTTCTCGCTTCTTCCTTATCCATCCTCTGCAATCTAATCTCATTACCATCTTCCTTTTTAATCAGAAACTCGGAATACAGCTTGCCCACTTTAACGTACACTTGCTCTAACTTTTCATATGGGATGGCCGTTAGTTCATATCTCCCCAAGATTTTCTCATCGATATACATTATTCTCCTGTCTGTGATAACAAGCCATTTTGGTTTGGCCTCCAGGCTGAACTTCTTTTTTATAGTATACAAGACTTTTCTCATCGGGAGAAAGATTTTCCAAGATTCCCTTTGGAAGCTTTTCTTCCATGCAGCTCACCTCCTTCACTTTTCGCTTAGAAACTATATAACTTCGTTCATTTCAAAAATAAAATAAAAAGGCAGTTACCTTCTTCTCCTCAAAAGCAGGGGAACAAGAGATAATATTGCAAGTAATCCTACACCACATGTTCCCCCGGCTGCACTTGACGTTTGGGTTTGTGTTGATGGAGTGCTTGAAGTTTCTTGGGTAGTTGAGGAAGAAGTTGTAGATGGAGATGGTGAGCTTGATGTGGTCTCAGAAGTAGATGAGGCTGGAGAAGGAGAGCTCGAAGTCGTGGTCTCACTCGGAGTAGAGGTTGTCGTCGTTTCCGTGGGTGTGGGAGCTTGAGCCTCTTTCACCGTAATTGTGAACCTCTTCACATCCTCTCCGCCTTTATCGTCTCTTACAGTCAGCGTTACCGTGTAGTTGCCGGCTTCTGTGAAAACATGAACTGGTTCTGCATCCTCCGATGTCGAGCCATCACCAAAATCCCAGCTCCAGCTTACAATACTTCCATCACTATCATAGGATTTGTCAACAAAGTTTATTTCCTCCCCGGCCTTCGGTTCCTTGGGGAGGAACGTGAAGTCGGCTGTGGGAAGGACGTTCGCCGGAGAAACCGTTATCTGCTTGGAGTAGCTTGCTTTCATACCCCCGTCATCTTCGATTGTGAGTATTACCGTATATGTGCCCGGATCGGAGTAAGTGTGCTTGGGATTTCTTTCCGTTGAAGTCGAGCCATCTCCAAAGTCCCAGCTCCAGCTCACAATGCTTCCATCTTCGTCACTTGAAGAGTCGCTAAAGCTCACATCTTCTCCGGCTTTTGGAAGTTCTGGGGAGTTGGTAAACATGGCCGTTGGTTCTTTGTTCGGGAGAACAGTTACGCTTTGGGTGCATGTATTATTGGCTCCCCATACGCCTTCTACATAGAGACTGACCACATAATCCCCGGGCTCAGAATACCTGTGGGTATAGTTGCTTTGCATCTCCCCGGTGTTCTCGAGTACCGTGCCGTCACCAAAATCAAGGCGCCACTGTTTAACACCCCCGCCTCCCGAAGCGGAAGTCTGGACGAGGGCATCGAATGGCACTTTGCCTTCCTCAGGTTCTACCTGGACGCTACATCCAATGGAGGAGAGTGCTGAGACCAATAACGCAATGCTTGGGTTTAAGTTGAAGAGACTGCTGGGCGGCAGTCCCGATGTGATGGAATTCTGAAGCACGGCGTACTGAAATCCAAGGGGACTTAGTTCTCTTATTGCGTAATAATTCCCCTTGCTTGGCACGTAGAAGTCGAGGACTAAGTGTCCATCCTCACTGTCGAGGTATGCAACAGCGGTTGCATTATACCATTTGTTTTTGTCGGTGATCCTTCCCTTGTACTCTATCTGCAATTCAGTCTCGTTGCTTATCGAGACTTTGTGGGTGGTTATCTTGCTCCTTCCGTAATTCCCCTGGACACTAAGTGTATAGGAGCCAAATAAGGCATTAGTAGATTGCTTAAACCCAGCAGAAACCGAGAGGCTAAAGGTATTCTTCGTCTCGCGCCAGTTGAAGTCACTCATAGAGAACTTTTTGCCACCGGTTACCTTTCCTACCTCAATTGTGTATTTGAAGAGCTCGTTAGAGAGTTCATAGTTGGGCAGCTCCTCTGCCCTGGTTGGATACGAATTTATGTCCCCTATGGTGTGAACGCTCGAGTTGTAGTTACTCAAATGAATGTGGGGCTTTCCCTTTGGAACCGTGACGAGTATGTACTGGTGTTCACCATCTATCACTGCGAGCTCAGGCGGGCTTATGATCGGGAACTCGTAAATATCGTAGTCTGTGCTGACTGTTAAAATGGCATCCGCCATGTCTGCGGTTATTGTGTGCGTGTCACTTATAATGTGACCCTTTCCTCTGGTGGCCTCAAACTTCTGAGAGACCTTGACTCCCAGGTTGAACTCAGCACTTGCCACCCCGGAGCTTATTTTTCCCGAAAGACCAACGGACAGTGCCATGTCGGTGACGGCCTTCACAGACACCTCCATAGTCTGTGTATTCTTTGTCATGTACGTGGCGTAGAAGATGCCTGTTTTGTTTATTACGTCAAAATCCACGGGCGGCGAGTTGATGACGGCTATTACCTTGTTTGTTACGCTCATCGTGCTGTGGATTGGTTCTCCCACCGTGATGGAGTTTCCATCCACATCTCCCACTGCCAGGCCGGCACCATGCTCGAAGTGGGCCTTGAATCCGTCCGGACCGTTGAGTAAACTGCCCCCCATATCGTACACTTTTATCCTGCCGGATTGGGAGGCCCACACTATCTCATCAACGCCGTCCCTGTTGACGTCTCCAACGGCCAATCTGTCGCCCTTGGAGAAACCAATGCGGAAGTAGGAGATTTCCCTCTGTTTGTACTGTCCTCCTTCCTTTTCGAACTTGAATACGTATATGCCCGCTCTCTGTCCGTAGTTGTCGGAGTCTCTGCTCGCGATCACGAGTTCGCCCATGCCGTCGAGGTTTACGTCCCCAACTGCCATTTCATCCCTATTGCTGAAGTCAAAGCTATAGTCCTCCTTTGTGGAGAATCCTCCAAGTGAATTTCCATACATATCGTAGATGGTGATCATGTTTTTGTCGTGATCCGCCCAGAATATCTCCGCCACTCCATCGCCGTCTATGTCCCCCACCGCTATGTTGTCTTCATCGGAGAAGTCTATTCTAAATTTGCTGAGCTCGTTGAAATGCTGGTCATATATCTTTATCCAGTCGTCCCTGTCTGCGAACACTATCTCCTCCTTCCCGTCTCCGTTAACGTCTCCGCATGCAATATCATCACCGGCTTCAACTTCTCCCCCACGCCTGGCAAGTTCGTTCCCATTGCGGTCGAATATATAGATCTTGTCCGAGCTTCTGTCCGCATGTATTATCTCGTCCTTCCCGTCTCCGTTAACGTCTCCAGCCGCTATCTCATCCCACATCTCGTAATCCTTTTTAAAACTGTAGAGAAGATTTCCTGTTTCGTTTTCATAGCTCAATATCTTGTCTCCCCTATCTCCAATGATGATCTCCTCGTCCTTTATGACCCTCCCGCCGAGTCCACTTATGAGGTCTGCGTCTCCTGCATAGACTTTGGGAACAGTTGGGGTGAGTAACCAGGTAGAAAATAAAACTAAAGCCAACAAAACAAGAGTGCCCCCTTTGTGGAAACGCATGTTTTCACACTCCTAGACTTACCAGGGTTTGCAGAATCGCAAACCACGATAAGTCTAAAGTTGAAATATCTTTCATCGTATTTATCTTTTTTCAATATTTTGTTGTCATTATTCAGCAATATTCTAACATTATTTTGATATTTATCCAAACAACACATTTCAATTATGGTCACTTTGTTGTTTTTAGTTAACATCATAAAAGTAATACCAAAAGTATCACAAGAACAATTAAACCACATTTAAATCTATGGCAAGTTAGAAAAACTTATTATTCGTGTCACCATTTTTCCTCTGGTGATCCTATGAACTTTAAAGAAAAACCACTCATCGGGATGGTTCATCTCAAGCCTTTGCCCGGATCATATCTCTACCAAAATGATCTTGACGAAGTCATTAACCATGCACTAAGAGAAGCAAAAAAATTAGAAAGAGCGGGATTTGATGCAGTAATGATTGAGAACTTTAACGATGTACCTTTTCCGAAAACTGTTGAGCCTATAACTGTTGCCTCTATGAGCGTCATCGCAAAAGCAATAAGAGATGAAATCTCCCTCCCACTTGGCATAAATGTCCTAAGAAATGATGCCATAGCGGCTTATTCTATAGCATATGCCACAAAGGCGGATTTTATTAGAGTGAATGTCCTAAGCGGAGTTGCATATACCGACCAGGGAATAATCGAGGGAGAAGCTCATAAACTCGCAAGACTCAGAAAACTCCTCCCTTCAGAGATCAAGATTTTTGCAGACGTTCACGTTAAGCATGCTTACCATTTCGGAGATTTTGAGGAGGCTTTGAGGGATACTGTTGAAAGAGGATTGGCAGATGCCGTGATAATCAGCGGAAAAAGAACGGGCAAGGAAGTAGAAGTGGAGAAGCTAAAACTTGCCAAAGAACTTTCAAGTGTTCCTGTTTTGGTTGGCTCTGGGACAACTTATAAGAATTTACCAAAGCTGTGGAGCTATGCAGATGGGTTTATTGTCGGGACATGGATCAAAGAAAACGGAGACACAAAGAAGAACATCGACCTAGAAAGGGCGAGAAAGCTGGTGGAGCTGGCAGAAAAACTCCGAAAAGGCACATAGATTAAATATCTGCCGAATTATTGGGAGCATCCTTTTATATTCTCCCCAATTTCTCTTTTAAAAGCTCATAGAGTCCCACTTTTGCAAAGTTGGTTAGCAAGTCATTGGGAAATAGCAGAAGATTTTGGATAGTGGAAATTTTTGAGAAAAGCATACAAAAGTTTGGTGCGGTGGCCGGGATTTGAACCCGGGTCACCGGCTTGGAAGAGCGTTAAATCTCAATGAACTGTGGAATCTTCATCAAAAGCCTTTCTCAGAATGGCTCTCTGGTCAAGTGAGCAACTCAACAGCGAAAGACTACTTAAGCGTGCTCAATCGTTTCTTTGGTCGCTATAAGATTAGCTCATTTGAGGATCTCAGAAAGGCATTAAATGCTGAAAACTACAAGAGTAACCTTGCGAAAGCGCTCAGGAATTTCGTTAGGTATCTATATCTGCATGACGTAATCAGCTTTGAGCTTTATGAGAAGTTTAAGGCAATCATCAAGATAAAGAAAGCGGGAGCTTCAAGAACGTTCATAACTGATGAGGAACTGAGGGAAGCATATGGCTATTTCAAGAAACACGGAAGAAGAGAGGAGTTGATTCTTTTCAAGCTCTTGGTTTTCAGCGGGTTAAGGTTGACTCATGTGATTAAGGTTCTCAATGAGTTTGATGGGAAAAAGCTGACAGTTCTCGGAAACATAGCGAAGTATGAGCTTTTTACTCATGAAGGAACTAAGCTTGCTTACTATGCGTACATGCCTAAAGAGCTTGCTGAGGAGCTCTTCAAGTCAGATTACAGCTATGACATGGCTAAGAAGTATTTGAGGTATGGCAGAGTTACGGCGAAGAGCATTCGTAAGTGGTTCGCAACGTTCCTAATCAAGCGGAATGTTCCTCCATCAGTCATTAACTATATTCAAGGCAGGGTTCCGCAAAAGGTTCTTGATGCCTATTATGCTGAATTGGAAAATCTTGCGGATGAGGCTTACTCGAAAGTTGTTGAGGATTTAAAGAAGGTGCTGGAGGGAGGGCCTTGATAACGACTTTGGGCATTATTTTAGGCTCTCTTGAGGTTTTTGTTTTGTTCGGGATGTTTTATTATGGAGTTTGGGGCTTGGTCAAGCTCTCAATTACAAGTTTTAGGAGGTGGCTTAAGAATGGCTCAATCTGTGAAGTTCGTAAGAGGAGTATACATCGATTCTGAAATTGAGAAACGGGCGAAAGCCCTTGCGAAGGTAAAGGGAACAAGTGTTAATCAAGTGTTTAGAGAGGCGGTTCTGAAACTCTACAGGATGGAGCTTGGAAATGTTAAGCCTGAAGAAATCCTTGAGGAGTGATTATTTTTAATTTTTGCTTATACTTTAAGCTTAATTTGTTCTTATTTGCTTATAAATCCTTCTTTCCAAATTTCAAGTAAAATAAGTTGTCTTTCGGGTAAAATAAGCTGTTCTTTGAATCAGCTGAAAAGTTTGGGAGGTTTGGGTAATGAAAAGAAGGGCTCAAGGCGCTTTGGAATACTTGTTTATGATTGCAGCAGCGCTCATCATAATCTTTCTTGCAGTACGTTATTTAACAAGAACAAGCTCGACAGCGACTGATTTGGGCAATTCAACGCTTGAGAACATCACTCAAGAGCTTGAGAATGCCGGATTTTGAGGTTGTTAAAACAGGCTGAGGGAGGTGCTTCGGCTTGAAAATGAAAAGTTGGGTTCAAATTTTGATTTTTGTGCTGATATTAGGCTTTTTCAGTTATGTGGCTTGGGATTCAATAACTAAAGAAGCAGCGTTTTTCGGTGCTTTAGCAGGGCCCACATTGCATTGGGCTTTGACTAACAAGGGCAACAAGAACGTTATTTATATTAAACCCTTGACAGCTGGCTGGAGGGTGCTTATATACGACATCCTCCTGGCAACTTGGATCATTGCGCTTTACCAAAGTGCAGGGAACTTTGATGCTTTTCTTGACAGTTTGATGGCTTTGAGTGAAAAAACTGCCTTGCTGATGGCCCTCGTGGGTGGGATTTTCATTGACTACGGCGTGGAGGGATGAGGATGAGAAAGGCGTTAAGCTTAGTTTTGGGTTTGTTGGTGCTTTTAACGGTGTTCAGTAATACAGTAAAGGCGGAGAATATTTATTTAGAACATTTTGATGGAAGTTTTTCATTTTCAAGAACAAGCGTAGATGCATATCTTTATTATGATCAAATATCCTTTCCCTCACCAATACGAGCTGAGCTAATAGAGTTCTATTTAGTGCAATTTGATGTTCCATCGGAAGGCTGGCAATATATCTATATTGTGGGTGAGGACGGTTACAAATACGGTATACGCACTTGGGCAGGTAGTAGTAATACAATAGAAATACAGAACAGGACTTCAGATCTTAAATCTTACTCAACACTTGCAACGCTTACAGCACCCGCTGAGGGGTCAAAGGTATTGTTCAGGTTGGAGTGGGATAATAATGTAGGTGCTTATATTGCGTCAATATACGTAGAAGAGAATGGATCATTTACACTATTCGACCAAGCGCAGACATCATTAACGACAAAATTAAGCGCAATAGGGTGGGGTATTGGTGGAAATAACAAAGATTTAAACCCCGCTTATTCGGTGAGTAACTCAATATTAACGTATACTTCGGGTGCGGCGTGGCATATAGAGGTGGATTATGTTAAAATTGCTGTAAATGACTATAATGTGTTGTTTAACTTAAAAGATGCATTAACGGGTCAAGGACTAACGGGCGTAACGGTTAAAGAAGGTAACACAACTTTAGGCACTATAAGTGACGGTGAGAGCTTAACACTTAGCAGAGGAACACACAACTTAACTTTTGAAAAAAGCGGTTATTGGAGTGTTACAAAAACGATAGATGTTCAAAGTGATATGAGCGTTAGCATTGAAATGTATCCATCCGACACAGCGTTTAAGTTCTTAAACTTCCCAAGCGACATCCAAGTTTATGAGAACACTATCTACGAGCTAACCTTCACAATAAGCCCAATCACCACAGACGCAACTTATAACACTTATTTGAGCATTTCAGGATTAAACAATCTCCTTGAAGTTAAAAAAGCTGGCCAAGCTATTTCTCCAGAATCGGGTAAATACTACCTCGGCGACATCTCTTCGCCTGTCCAGGTCAGCATCAAGTTCAAGGCGGGCGCGGTCGGCCAGCACGGGTTCACTCTGAGCGTTGAGAGCCACGACGCCATCATGTCAAAGACCTACACGACCACAAAGAGCGTCACATACACCGTCGAGCCGCTCCCGTTTTCGGTTCAGGTGCCGAGTGAGTGGCAGGTCGGCACGAACACTCTGAGGATTTCCGAAAGCTCCGGCCAGAGCTACCTCATCACTGCGGTTCTGAAAGACTCAAGCGGAAACGAGGTCTGGAGCGATTCACACGCCTTCAGCCCCTACGAGGCGTACTCCTTCAGCGTCAATGTGCCCTCCGAGGGTTCATACACCTTAGAGCTGCAATGGAACGGCCAGGTCGCGACCTATGACGTTATCGTGAATCCTGCCATCACGCTCACCACGAAGACTTTGACTGTGCAGAAGGGCGGAGAGGGCACGATTGTCCTCCACTTCAAGAACCCATCGAGCGATGTTCAGTACTACACTATCAAGGTCTCGGGCGGCTTCCTGCCTTCTGAGATCAACCAGAGCATCAGCGTCGGCCCTCTCACTGAAAAAGATGTCTCAATATCCTTCGCCGTGCCCGAGGAGCTGACCTATGACGCCTACGAGCTACAAGTTCAGGTTCTCCAGGGCAACACTACCGTATTCTCCGACAAGGTTGCAGTCAGCATCTCTGACAGCGGAGGATTCACACTCTTCGGCGGCAGCTCAAGTGGGAACACCTGGCTCTGGCTCGGTGTTGGCGGGCTTGGGCTTCTCGCTTTAGTTGGACTTGCCAGGAGGAGGTGAGGTAATGAGGCTCTTCTTTTCTCATTTTGAGAAGCAGAAAGGCGAGGAGGAAAGACTGGAGAAGAAGCCACGGAAGAGGAACAAGATTGGAAAAGCCCTAGCAAGCACGGCCATAATGCTCATGCTCTTAGTCAGCATCTACGCTGAGCCTGTCGCCGCCTGGCCAGGAGAAGGCCTCTTCAACAGTATAAAGGAAAAGGTCGATGATCATGCCACAGCAATTGTTGGAGCGGCGCTAATAGGCGTGGGTGTTGTGGCCACTGCGACAGGTGTGGGCGCTGTAGTTGGAGGTTACGCAATCATTGCTGGAGCGAGTTTGATAGGTATTGACTACCTCGGCCATAAGGCTGACAAATGGTTTGGCTCTTCTGACACAGCAACAATGACAAGCTCAAAAAATGCAACTGAGAGCAATGCTGAGAACGATGATGATAATCCTGACGCGAGCAAGCTTACCGATGACGCAAACCAGGCAGGTTATAAGGCCGTTGCTGAGCTTACCGCGAAGCTCCGCTCTGATTTTATTCAGTACGGATCAAGCAGTTACGGCGGCGACCTTTCGGCAGAGATATGGGGCCCGTCGAGCATCTATGGATTTTCAGCATTTCCAGCACAGGTGAGGTTGACTGCCTCCGAATCACCGATACCCTTCAACGTCGTTCACCTGCTTGATATCACAATTTATGTTATTGACAAAGACGGAAACAAGTACTGGACAAGGACATGGAGTTATAATCTTGGAGAAGCCGTGCTCAATCCCGGTCAGAGCGCAGTATATACTACTGTCCTCAAAGGGCCCGATCCTCTCTTATATCAGATAAAGAACGCTGTGGACACGGGACAAATCAGCAGAGATCTTTACGATAAAATCTGGAACACCAGTACAAGTGAGTTTGAGATTCATGTGCACGTCACTGCAAAGAGGGAGGCCTGGAAAGGCTATCCTAACGCGACTACTGAAAGCGACTGCCAAGCCGTGAACGGGAAGTGGTACAACGGCGAATGCTATGTTTTTGACAAGTACATTGACATTTCCCTCGATGCTGAATCAACGTCAGCTTGGAAGCATGTTACTGGTTCAGCGGACGTTGCGACGATTTCCGATGGAATGTACGGCACTCTTCCAATTAAGTTCCTTCAGACAGATGCCGCTTCCAAATGGGTGATCTATCAGAGCCGCTATGCTGGTGCTCTAAGCAACTTCGTGGTGGTGACTGCAGCGTCTCCGGTTCACGTTCTCAATGCTACCGCCAACTACAAGTTCATAATCGCACCGAACCCTGACTACTTCAATCCTGCTAATCCAACGATCACCGACGACTTCCGCTTCGTAATCCTCAGAGTGCTCAATGGTGGTGGAATTGAACCTGCAGACCAGGTGACCGGGCAACTTGGCGACCTCACAACTACAAAAGAAATGCCTTTGACTGCCCATTACACAGACGCTCCAGGAGTTCTGACGTATCATGCACTCGGGCTGGCTTACGTGAACGTTGTTAGAGATGATGGAACTAAAATACCTGTTTGGCTCGTTGCTGAGCCTCAGATTTCAGTACAGCAGAACGTCATAGTCGCCGTCGCCGACACAGAGGTTCAGAAGTTAATTGCTTCTTTCAAGAACAACGATAGGACTGCGGTTGAGGGAACCATCCAGAGCCTAATACAAGGACTCCAGCAGAAGATCCAAGATGCCGAGGATCTCCTTCAGAAAGCCAAAGGTATGGGGAATGAGCAGGCCGAGAAGTGGGCGCAGGCAGCAATAGATGAGTATAACACTGCAATCGAAGATCTGAAGAAGGCAGGGCAGGCCG comes from Thermococcus litoralis DSM 5473 and encodes:
- a CDS encoding PH domain-containing protein: MRKVLYTIKKKFSLEAKPKWLVITDRRIMYIDEKILGRYELTAIPYEKLEQVYVKVGKLYSEFLIKKEDGNEIRLQRMDKEEARKAIESIRDALNEIAVEPVSIERKKHLMSEE
- a CDS encoding PKD domain-containing protein — translated: MRFHKGGTLVLLALVLFSTWLLTPTVPKVYAGDADLISGLGGRVIKDEEIIIGDRGDKILSYENETGNLLYSFKKDYEMWDEIAAGDVNGDGKDEIIHADRSSDKIYIFDRNGNELARRGGEVEAGDDIACGDVNGDGKEEIVFADRDDWIKIYDQHFNELSKFRIDFSDEDNIAVGDIDGDGVAEIFWADHDKNMITIYDMYGNSLGGFSTKEDYSFDFSNRDEMAVGDVNLDGMGELVIASRDSDNYGQRAGIYVFKFEKEGGQYKQREISYFRIGFSKGDRLAVGDVNRDGVDEIVWASQSGRIKVYDMGGSLLNGPDGFKAHFEHGAGLAVGDVDGNSITVGEPIHSTMSVTNKVIAVINSPPVDFDVINKTGIFYATYMTKNTQTMEVSVKAVTDMALSVGLSGKISSGVASAEFNLGVKVSQKFEATRGKGHIISDTHTITADMADAILTVSTDYDIYEFPIISPPELAVIDGEHQYILVTVPKGKPHIHLSNYNSSVHTIGDINSYPTRAEELPNYELSNELFKYTIEVGKVTGGKKFSMSDFNWRETKNTFSLSVSAGFKQSTNALFGSYTLSVQGNYGRSKITTHKVSISNETELQIEYKGRITDKNKWYNATAVAYLDSEDGHLVLDFYVPSKGNYYAIRELSPLGFQYAVLQNSITSGLPPSSLFNLNPSIALLVSALSSIGCSVQVEPEEGKVPFDALVQTSASGGGGVKQWRLDFGDGTVLENTGEMQSNYTHRYSEPGDYVVSLYVEGVWGANNTCTQSVTVLPNKEPTAMFTNSPELPKAGEDVSFSDSSSDEDGSIVSWSWDFGDGSTSTERNPKHTYSDPGTYTVILTIEDDGGMKASYSKQITVSPANVLPTADFTFLPKEPKAGEEINFVDKSYDSDGSIVSWSWDFGDGSTSEDAEPVHVFTEAGNYTVTLTVRDDKGGEDVKRFTITVKEAQAPTPTETTTTSTPSETTTSSSPSPASSTSETTSSSPSPSTTSSSTTQETSSTPSTQTQTSSAAGGTCGVGLLAILSLVPLLLRRRR
- a CDS encoding BtpA/SgcQ family protein — protein: MNFKEKPLIGMVHLKPLPGSYLYQNDLDEVINHALREAKKLERAGFDAVMIENFNDVPFPKTVEPITVASMSVIAKAIRDEISLPLGINVLRNDAIAAYSIAYATKADFIRVNVLSGVAYTDQGIIEGEAHKLARLRKLLPSEIKIFADVHVKHAYHFGDFEEALRDTVERGLADAVIISGKRTGKEVEVEKLKLAKELSSVPVLVGSGTTYKNLPKLWSYADGFIVGTWIKENGDTKKNIDLERARKLVELAEKLRKGT
- a CDS encoding integrase; translated protein: MNPGHRLGRALNLNELWNLHQKPFSEWLSGQVSNSTAKDYLSVLNRFFGRYKISSFEDLRKALNAENYKSNLAKALRNFVRYLYLHDVISFELYEKFKAIIKIKKAGASRTFITDEELREAYGYFKKHGRREELILFKLLVFSGLRLTHVIKVLNEFDGKKLTVLGNIAKYELFTHEGTKLAYYAYMPKELAEELFKSDYSYDMAKKYLRYGRVTAKSIRKWFATFLIKRNVPPSVINYIQGRVPQKVLDAYYAELENLADEAYSKVVEDLKKVLEGGP
- a CDS encoding class III signal peptide-containing protein; translated protein: MKRRAQGALEYLFMIAAALIIIFLAVRYLTRTSSTATDLGNSTLENITQELENAGF
- a CDS encoding peptidase associated/transthyretin-like domain-containing protein, with amino-acid sequence MRKALSLVLGLLVLLTVFSNTVKAENIYLEHFDGSFSFSRTSVDAYLYYDQISFPSPIRAELIEFYLVQFDVPSEGWQYIYIVGEDGYKYGIRTWAGSSNTIEIQNRTSDLKSYSTLATLTAPAEGSKVLFRLEWDNNVGAYIASIYVEENGSFTLFDQAQTSLTTKLSAIGWGIGGNNKDLNPAYSVSNSILTYTSGAAWHIEVDYVKIAVNDYNVLFNLKDALTGQGLTGVTVKEGNTTLGTISDGESLTLSRGTHNLTFEKSGYWSVTKTIDVQSDMSVSIEMYPSDTAFKFLNFPSDIQVYENTIYELTFTISPITTDATYNTYLSISGLNNLLEVKKAGQAISPESGKYYLGDISSPVQVSIKFKAGAVGQHGFTLSVESHDAIMSKTYTTTKSVTYTVEPLPFSVQVPSEWQVGTNTLRISESSGQSYLITAVLKDSSGNEVWSDSHAFSPYEAYSFSVNVPSEGSYTLELQWNGQVATYDVIVNPAITLTTKTLTVQKGGEGTIVLHFKNPSSDVQYYTIKVSGGFLPSEINQSISVGPLTEKDVSISFAVPEELTYDAYELQVQVLQGNTTVFSDKVAVSISDSGGFTLFGGSSSGNTWLWLGVGGLGLLALVGLARRR
- a CDS encoding FliH/SctL family protein translates to MRLFFSHFEKQKGEEERLEKKPRKRNKIGKALASTAIMLMLLVSIYAEPVAAWPGEGLFNSIKEKVDDHATAIVGAALIGVGVVATATGVGAVVGGYAIIAGASLIGIDYLGHKADKWFGSSDTATMTSSKNATESNAENDDDNPDASKLTDDANQAGYKAVAELTAKLRSDFIQYGSSSYGGDLSAEIWGPSSIYGFSAFPAQVRLTASESPIPFNVVHLLDITIYVIDKDGNKYWTRTWSYNLGEAVLNPGQSAVYTTVLKGPDPLLYQIKNAVDTGQISRDLYDKIWNTSTSEFEIHVHVTAKREAWKGYPNATTESDCQAVNGKWYNGECYVFDKYIDISLDAESTSAWKHVTGSADVATISDGMYGTLPIKFLQTDAASKWVIYQSRYAGALSNFVVVTAASPVHVLNATANYKFIIAPNPDYFNPANPTITDDFRFVILRVLNGGGIEPADQVTGQLGDLTTTKEMPLTAHYTDAPGVLTYHALGLAYVNVVRDDGTKIPVWLVAEPQISVQQNVIVAVADTEVQKLIASFKNNDRTAVEGTIQSLIQGLQQKIQDAEDLLQKAKGMGNEQAEKWAQAAIDEYNTAIEDLKKAGQADDYQQFLNMLNAAKKHEQAGDYYRNAARKALNGDEEQAKIDAQKGQEYSDLAKEYEPHFSLSAAKAFLSKKLLGIPLWFWLVVIIGLIVLRKLL